DNA sequence from the Ramlibacter agri genome:
CACCGCGGCGTGATCGCCAACATCCAGAACCTGCTGGCGCTGCAGGGGCGGCTGCCTTCGGAGCTGTCGCCCGGGCATCCGGGCACGGTCAGCCTGATGACGATGCCGCTGTTCCACCTGGCCGGCGTGCAGATCTCCTTCATGACCCTGCTTTCGGGCGGCAAGCTGGTGGTCACCGAAGGCCGCTTCGAGCCCGTGCAGGTGCTGCGCCTCATCGAAGCGGAGCAGGTGCGCGCCTGGGGCGCGGTGCCGACGATGGTGGCGCGGGTGATCCGGCACGAGGACTTCGGCCGCTACGACACCGGCAGCCTTTCCAGCATTCCCATGGGGGGCGCCGCGATTCCGCACGAACTGCGCGCGGAGATCGCGGCCGCTTTCCCGAAGACTGCGAAGCGCGTCGGCAGCATGTACGGCCTGACCGAAGCCGGCGGCGTGCTGGCCGCGGGCTCGGGCGCGGACCTCGAGGGCCGGCCCAACTGCGTGGGCAGGCCGCTGGCCTCGGTGGAGGTGCGCATCCGCGGCGCCAACGCGGAAGGCGTGGGCGAGATCATTGCCCGCACGCCGACCGCCACGCTCGGCTACCTGGGCGAGTCGGAGACTGTGTGCGACGCGGAAGGCTGGATCGCCTCCGGCGACCTGGGCCGCTTCGACGGCGAAGGTTTCCTCTACGTCGTCGGCCGCAGCAAGGACACCATCATCCGCGGCGGCGAGAACATCGCCAGCCAGCACGTGGAGCGCTGCCTGCGTACGCATCCCGCGGTGCTGGAGGCGGCCGTCGTGCCGCTGCCGCATGCGGACCTCGGCGAAGAGGTGGGCGCAGCGATCGTGCTGCGCGAGGGCGCGGCCGCAACCGTGCAGGAGCTCACCGAACATGCACGGAAGCACCTGGCGCGCTTCGAGGTGCCCACGCGCTGGTGGCTGCGGCGCGATGCGCTGCCCACCAATGCGAGCGGCAAGGTGGTCAAGCGCGAGCTCGTCGCGAACTGGCCGGCGGAGCCGGCGCGCGGCGTCCTCCACGGCATCCGCGTGCTGGACCTGACGCAGATGGTGGCCGGGCCGCTTTGCACGATGATGCTGGGCGACCTGGGGGCGGAAGTGCTCAAGGTGGAACCGCCCGAGGGCGACTCCAGCCGGCAGATCGGCCGGAACCGGCCTTCCGGCGAGAGCGACTACTTCCTCAGCGTCAACCGCAACAAGCGCAGCGTCGTGCTGGACCTGAAGAAGGAGCAGGGCCGCGCCACCTTGCAGGCGCTGGCCGCGCACAGCGACGTGCTAGTGGAGAACTTCCGGCCCGGCACCATGGAGCGGCTCGGCATCGGCTACGAAGCCTTGCACGCCGCGAACCCGGGGCTGGTCTACTGCGCGCTCAGCGGCTTCGGCCAGGACGGCCCCTACCGCGACCGGCCGGCGCTGGACCCGGTGATCCAGGCGATGTCGGGCGTGATGCAGCTGACCGGCACGCCGGCCAGCGGCCCGCTGAAGACCGGCATGCTCATCTCGGATTTCGTCCCGCCGCTGTTCGGCGCCATCGGCATCCTGGGCGCGCTCTATGCGCGCCGCGACAGCGGGCAAGGCCAGCGCGTGGACGTGTCGATGCTCGACGCGACGGTGTTCTCGATGGTGCCGCGCGAAGGCTACTTCTTCTCCACCGGCAAGACGCCGGAACGCCTGGGCAACGCGCACTACCAGCTCTCGCCCTGGAACACCTATGCCACGGCCGACGGCCGCCACGTGATGGTGGTGGCCCACACGGAGAAGTTCTGGCGCGCGCTGGCGCAGGCCACGGGCTGCGAGGACATGCTGGCGGATGAGCGCTTCGCCAGCAACGGCGAGCGCATGCGGCATCGCGACGTGCTGGATCAAAGGTTGGCCGCGGCTTTCGCGGGCGCGCCGCTCGCCGCCTGGAGCGAGCGCCTGGAAGCAGCGGGTGTGCTGTTCGCGCCGGTGCGCGATTTCGAGGAAGTGTTCGCCGATCCGGTGGTGCAGCAGATGGTCGAACGCGTGGCGCATCCGACCGCGGGCAGCGTGGAAGTGCTGCGCAACCCGATCCGGCTGTCGGCCAACCCGGCCAGCATCCGCCGGGCGCCGCCCCTGCTGGGCGAGCACACGGCCGAAGTGAAAGCTTCGCTCGCCGCCGGAGCGTAGCGCGTCTTACTGGAGCGCTTGCACGGGCCGCGCGGCTTCGCGCCGCTGGTCCTGCAGCGCCAGCCAGTAGATGCCCATGCCCGCCACGCCCAGCAGCGCGCCGACCCAGCCGGTCGAAGTCCAGCCCAGGCCCGCATCGATGGCGACGCCACCCAGCCAGGCGCCGAGCGCATTGGCGCAGTTGAAGGCCGAGTGGTTCAGCGCGGCGGCGAGCGTCTGCGCTTCGCCGGCCACGTCCATCAGCCGGATCTGCAGCGCCGGCCCGATGGCGACGATGGTGCCGATCAGGAAGGTCGCGATCGAGGCGGTGATCCAGTGGTGCGCGGCCAGCGTGAAGCCGCCCAGCACGATCATGGCCCACACCAGCACCTTGCCGATGGTGGGCATCAGCGCCTTGTCCGCGAGACGCGAGCCGACCAGGTTGCCGCTGACCATGCCCAGGCCGAACAGCGCCAGCACGAAGGGCACGCCAGACAAGGGCACGCCCGCCACTTCCGTCAGCGTCGGCTTGATGTAGCTGAAGACCGAGAACATGCCGCCGAAGCCGATGGCGGCAATGCCCAGCGTCAGCCAGACCTGCCGGTTGCGCAGGGCTTGCAGTTCGCGCAGCGGACTGGCGCCGGCCGGCGCGTCCATGTGCGGCACCCAGCGGTGCACCGCAACCATGGCCGCCACCGCGATCAGGCCGACGAACACGAAAGCCGCACGCCAGCCGAAGACCTGGCCCAGCGTGGCTGCGATCGGCACGCCAACGAGCGTCGCGCCGGTCAGGCCCAGCATCACCAGGCCGACGGCACGGGCGCGGCGCCCAGGCGGCGCCAGCGCTGCCGCCACCAGTGCCGCGACGCCGAAATAGGTGCCGTGCGGCAGCCCGGTGAAGAAGCGCAGCAGGTTCAGCGTGAGATAGCCGGGCGCCATCGCGGAGGCGAAGTTGCCCAGCGCATAGATGCCCATCAAGGTGATCAGCAGTGCCCGCCGCGGCCAGCCCGCGCACAGCACGGCCAGTGCGGGCGCGCCCAGCACCACGCCCAGCGCATAGGCGCTGATCACGTGGCCGGCCTGCGGGATGGTGGCGCCGATGTCGCGCGCCACCTCGGGCAGCAGGCCCATGATCACGAACTCGCCCGTGCCGATGGAGAAGCCGCCGATGGCGAGCGCCAGCACGGCGCGGAAGAAGGCGCCTTCGGAGGCGAAGGGACGGAGTTCCTGGGTCTCGGGCATGGAGGCGGGGGAGAAAAAGACGGGCTAGGGAAAACCCGAGGTTGTGCACCTTAACATGGCAGGGGGAACCCACGCAGGGGGCGGAGATTTCGGGCCGTGCGCAGTGATCGAAAATGCCGGAATGACGGAGCCCCTGCAACGCCTGGTCGAAGTGGAAATGCCCTATGGCAAGTACAAGGGCCGGCTCATCGCCGACCTGCCGGGCAACTACCTGAACTGGTTCGCGCGCGAAGGCTTCCCGCCGGGCGAGCTGGGGCGGCTGCTGGCGCTGATGCACGAGATCGACCACAACGGCCTGAAGGACCTGCTGGCGCCGCTGCGGAAAAGGCCGCATGGCTGATCCTTTGTCGTCGTCTTCCGACAGCAAATGACAAGTTGGGCTGGCGGCCCGGTGCCGTGTGTGCGCTGCACCATGGAGCTCATGCAGCATCGGAAAAGGAATCGTCGCTGGCTGGGCTGGGGCCTGGCCCTGAGCCTGGCCCTGACGGGAGGCGCTTTTGCCACGGGCGCCGGCGTCGGCGTGGGCAAGGACGCGCTGAAGGCCGCGCAGCGGCGCATCGTCGCCGAGCGGGAAGCGAAGGAAGACAAGGCCGCGGCCGACTACGACGTGGCCAAGGCGCGCTGCAAGGACGCCAGGAGCGACACCGCGCGCACCGCCTGCCTGGAACACGCCAAGGTCCAGCGGGACGCCGCGGTGCGGCAGGCGAAGATCGAGCGGGTGGAAAGCAGCAAGGAGCTGAAAGTCCGCGTGCAGGAGGCGAAGAAGCCCAAGGCGCCGGAAACGCCGGCGGCGCGCTTCGCCGCCGAAAAGGCCCGCTGCGAGTTGCTGGGCCTGGAGCGCGACAACTGCCTGGCTGACGCCAGGAAGCGCTTCAACAAGGCCTGATTCAACGCTGGCGCAGCAGGCGGCACACGCGTGCCGCGCCGCCTTCCACTTGTGAGGCGAGGCTGACGCGCGCGTAGCGGAAGGCGTCGAGCACGGCCAGCATGTCTTCGCCTACGGCCGCATCCACGCCGCGCAAGGTCGCCATCTGCAAGGGCTCGCCCTCGGTGACGGCGGCGACGAAGGCGACGATGTCGGCCGCCTGCGGCGCGCCGGCTTCCTCCGCGATGCGCAGCAGCCGGTCGAAGGCCGCGAGCCCGCGCTCGGTGGCCAGGTGGGAGGCCATTTCTTCGGAGAGCAGGCGCGCGCGTTCGAGCAGCGTGCCTTCGTGGTCGATGCGCAGCCGGTCGCCCCGGCCGACGACGAGGCGCACGTGGTTGATGTGCTCCAGGCTGGCGTGGTGGCGCCTTTCGCGTTCCGCTTGGGTCATCGCAACCCCCTTGCTGCCACGGGCAAACGCCGCGATGGCTGCCGTTCTTGTACAGCAGCGCAGGCGCGGCGTTAAGGGGGTGGCCCCTGGCTCATGTCGGGAGTTGCGGCAGGACGCGGGCGCCCGCAGTCGTGCGGGCGCCACACTCCGCTTACTTCGCAGCGAGGTTGGTGCTCGCCTGGCGGCCCGGCACGCGATGCTGCGCCAGGTATTGCGAGCCGCTGTCCTCGCCCGTCAGCGCCTTGACTTCACCGCGCGACGCCAGGTAATCGGCGGTCACGTCGGAGCGGGTCTTCTCGCTCTGGAACTTGGCCAGCGGGTTGTACGAGGTGGACCAGGGGTTCACGCCCGTCTTCTTGTACGCGGACAGGTCGGCGTTGACATCGGCGCGCGACTTGGTGGACACGAACGGGTCGTTCGGGATCAGGGGCGACTCGGCGAACGCCGCACCGGCGAAAGCGGAGGCGAGGACGAGGGTGCTGACAGCGATCTTGGCATTCATGACGGTTTCCTTTTTGGGTCTATCGGGCGGCGTTTCGTCGTCCGTGGATGTAATGTAGAAAGCCGTCTTTAGCTGGCCCTTAGCGCTCACTTAGTTGGGAATGAGGGCCGCGCGTATCATCGTTTGCGTGGAAGCCCTGACCTCCCTGCGGAATAGCGAATCGCGCTATGGCGTGCTGCCGATGCTGCTGCACTGGGGCATGGCGCTGTTGATCATCGGCCTGGCCGCGCTCGGCCTGTACATGGTGTCGCTGCCCGATGCCGGCTACGACCGCGAGAAGATCACCTTGATCGTCGTGCACAAGGCCTTCGGCATGCTGGCGCTTGCGCTGGTGGCGCTGCGGCTGGCGTGGCGGCTGGTCGACATGTTGCCGCGTGGCGTGGAGGGTGCGCCGATCTGGCAGCAAGTCGCCGCGCACGTGATGCACCTGCTGCTGTATGCGCTGATGCTCGCGGTGCCGCTGACCGGATGGATCATGTCCTCGATGGGCGGCTATCCGCTGTCCTTCTTCGGCTGGTTCGAGGTGCCGGACGTCGTGGCGGAGAACGAGGCGTTGTTTCCGTTTTTCATCGAGCTGCATGCGTGGCTGGCGTGGACGCTCGTAGCGCTGGTTGCCGTGCATGTGGTGGCCGCCTTGCGGCATCACTTCGTGATCAGGGATGCGAGCCTGCGCCGCATGTTGCCGTGACCGCAATCACGGCGCCGTCTCGAGCACGAACGCCGCCACCTCCCGCAACGCCAACGCCACGGCCTGGTTCGCCGCAAGCACACCGGCCGACGGCGCCTTCTGCTGCATGCGCACTTGCTGCGCGATGTCGCGCGTGCCCAGGATCTTGCCGCTCGTCTCGTCGACCAATCGAACGCGCAGCGCGAGGCGCAGCACCGGCACGGCATCGTCCGTGAAGTCCTGCACCAGCTCCGCCACCTCCGTGTGCAGCGCCAGCGCGCCACCGCCCGTGTAGGGCGGCGCGAGCACCGCTGCAAAGGCCTGCGTCCGCTCCAGCGAGCGCAGCAGCAACGGATGCAGCATCTGCGAAGGCGTCTCGCCCCACAGGTTTCGGCTGAAGTAGGCGACCTGGTGCGCGCGCACCGTGTAGGCCATCTGCGTCGTGTCGTACATGGGCCGCGTCTGCGGCTCGTACACCAGCAAGGGCTGCGCGCGTCGCCGTCCCTGGGGCAGGTCGGTGGGCTGTTCGTCCAGCAGCGAGGTCGCCGTCGCGCGCTCGGGCGGCGCGACGATGGCGCAGCCCGGGACGGCGAGGCAGGCCAGGAGCAGCGCGCGCCGCGGCGTCATGGCCCCTCGCCGGGGCCGGGCGCTTCGGCGCCGCCGCGCAGCAGCACGGACGGATCGCGCTTGATGCGCGTGGTGGCGTCGTCGAGCGAAGTGGACAAGTGGTCCAGCCGCACCAGCGCGCGCTGCGCCTGCGGCAACACCTGGTTCTGCAAGGCGCGCACGGCGTCGTTGCTCGATTGCAGCAGCGGCTCGACGCGCGTGCTGGCCTGCTGCGTGGTGACGAGGATGGTGCCCATCGAAGCCGAGAGCGCGTCGAGGTCGCGCAGCGTGGACTGCGCCTGCGGCAGCAGCTGCTGGCGCAGCAGCACCACGCTCTCCTGGCTCGATTGCAGCAGCGGGCCCACCTGGCCGCTGGCCTTCTCCGCATTGGCGAGGATGGTCCCGAGGCGGGCGCTGTGGGCCGACAGCGTGCGGCTCACTTCATCCAGGCTGGCCAGCGATTGCTTGAGCGAAGCGACGGTGCCCGGGTCCAGCACGCCCTGCAGCAGCGCCGAGGCGGACTGCACGCTCTGGTTCAGCTGCTGCATGGCCGTATCCAGGCTGGTGGTCTGCGAAGGCAACGCCGCGATCTGCGGCCAGCTGCTGCCGCTGGCGGGCTGCAGCGGCTGGCCGGCCGCGCCGCGGTCTTCCAGGCTGATATAGACGTAGCCGGTGAAGCCGCGCGCGGCGAGGCCGCGGCCCGTGATGGTGGCGACGGTGGCGGAGCTGACGGGCGCGTCGTCGCGGATGTCCGCGAGGATGCGCACCTGGCGCGGGCCGAGCAGCCGCACCGAGCGCACCTGGCCGACCTCGACGCCATGGAATTCGACCGGCGCGCCGGTGATGAGGCCGGAGACGGAATCCGGCGAGCGGATCTCGTAGGTGCGATAGCGCGCTGCGGCCAGCAGGTACCAGGCGAGGGCGGCCGCGGCCACTGCCAGCAGCAGGACGCCGAAGATCACCCGGGCGCGCGCCTCGACACTGAATGCCATCGCCGGTTCCTCCTGCAGCCACAGCCGTGGCGGCTTTGGCGAGTGCGATTCTGCCAGCGCACCAAAGTTCCTGCCCCTTGGGCGTAGGCCCGGCGTTTCAGCCTATCGTCATCAGCGACGCATTGCCGCCGGCCGCGGCGGTGTTGACGCTCAGCGAGCGTTCCACCACCAGGCGCTCCAGCGGCACCTCGCGCGTGCCGGGCTCCAGGCGTTCCACCGCCACGATGGGGCCCGGGCGCTGCGCGAGTTCGCGCTGCACTTCGGCGAGTTCGCCAACACCGCCATGCAGCAGGACCGCATCGAAGGCGACTTCGGGCCG
Encoded proteins:
- a CDS encoding CoA transferase, giving the protein MSARWSREVVDGVVNGHPCRVYAQRPRSLGELLLDAQRWAARPFLVQGERRLSGDDHARAVARVADVLRRRGIRPGDRVMLLGYNQVEWLVAFWALQCCGATAVLGNAWWSDEETAHALAQSAPVLVITDRGAERALPAGLARLAFAELRPLVEAGESLPLQVDPVDEDAPALVVFSSGTTGQAKGVLMSHRGVIANIQNLLALQGRLPSELSPGHPGTVSLMTMPLFHLAGVQISFMTLLSGGKLVVTEGRFEPVQVLRLIEAEQVRAWGAVPTMVARVIRHEDFGRYDTGSLSSIPMGGAAIPHELRAEIAAAFPKTAKRVGSMYGLTEAGGVLAAGSGADLEGRPNCVGRPLASVEVRIRGANAEGVGEIIARTPTATLGYLGESETVCDAEGWIASGDLGRFDGEGFLYVVGRSKDTIIRGGENIASQHVERCLRTHPAVLEAAVVPLPHADLGEEVGAAIVLREGAAATVQELTEHARKHLARFEVPTRWWLRRDALPTNASGKVVKRELVANWPAEPARGVLHGIRVLDLTQMVAGPLCTMMLGDLGAEVLKVEPPEGDSSRQIGRNRPSGESDYFLSVNRNKRSVVLDLKKEQGRATLQALAAHSDVLVENFRPGTMERLGIGYEALHAANPGLVYCALSGFGQDGPYRDRPALDPVIQAMSGVMQLTGTPASGPLKTGMLISDFVPPLFGAIGILGALYARRDSGQGQRVDVSMLDATVFSMVPREGYFFSTGKTPERLGNAHYQLSPWNTYATADGRHVMVVAHTEKFWRALAQATGCEDMLADERFASNGERMRHRDVLDQRLAAAFAGAPLAAWSERLEAAGVLFAPVRDFEEVFADPVVQQMVERVAHPTAGSVEVLRNPIRLSANPASIRRAPPLLGEHTAEVKASLAAGA
- a CDS encoding ABC-type transport auxiliary lipoprotein family protein produces the protein MTPRRALLLACLAVPGCAIVAPPERATATSLLDEQPTDLPQGRRRAQPLLVYEPQTRPMYDTTQMAYTVRAHQVAYFSRNLWGETPSQMLHPLLLRSLERTQAFAAVLAPPYTGGGALALHTEVAELVQDFTDDAVPVLRLALRVRLVDETSGKILGTRDIAQQVRMQQKAPSAGVLAANQAVALALREVAAFVLETAP
- a CDS encoding MFS transporter — its product is MPETQELRPFASEGAFFRAVLALAIGGFSIGTGEFVIMGLLPEVARDIGATIPQAGHVISAYALGVVLGAPALAVLCAGWPRRALLITLMGIYALGNFASAMAPGYLTLNLLRFFTGLPHGTYFGVAALVAAALAPPGRRARAVGLVMLGLTGATLVGVPIAATLGQVFGWRAAFVFVGLIAVAAMVAVHRWVPHMDAPAGASPLRELQALRNRQVWLTLGIAAIGFGGMFSVFSYIKPTLTEVAGVPLSGVPFVLALFGLGMVSGNLVGSRLADKALMPTIGKVLVWAMIVLGGFTLAAHHWITASIATFLIGTIVAIGPALQIRLMDVAGEAQTLAAALNHSAFNCANALGAWLGGVAIDAGLGWTSTGWVGALLGVAGMGIYWLALQDQRREAARPVQALQ
- a CDS encoding cytochrome b encodes the protein MEALTSLRNSESRYGVLPMLLHWGMALLIIGLAALGLYMVSLPDAGYDREKITLIVVHKAFGMLALALVALRLAWRLVDMLPRGVEGAPIWQQVAAHVMHLLLYALMLAVPLTGWIMSSMGGYPLSFFGWFEVPDVVAENEALFPFFIELHAWLAWTLVALVAVHVVAALRHHFVIRDASLRRMLP
- a CDS encoding MlaD family protein; its protein translation is MAFSVEARARVIFGVLLLAVAAAALAWYLLAAARYRTYEIRSPDSVSGLITGAPVEFHGVEVGQVRSVRLLGPRQVRILADIRDDAPVSSATVATITGRGLAARGFTGYVYISLEDRGAAGQPLQPASGSSWPQIAALPSQTTSLDTAMQQLNQSVQSASALLQGVLDPGTVASLKQSLASLDEVSRTLSAHSARLGTILANAEKASGQVGPLLQSSQESVVLLRQQLLPQAQSTLRDLDALSASMGTILVTTQQASTRVEPLLQSSNDAVRALQNQVLPQAQRALVRLDHLSTSLDDATTRIKRDPSVLLRGGAEAPGPGEGP
- a CDS encoding DUF7673 family protein gives rise to the protein MTQAERERRHHASLEHINHVRLVVGRGDRLRIDHEGTLLERARLLSEEMASHLATERGLAAFDRLLRIAEEAGAPQAADIVAFVAAVTEGEPLQMATLRGVDAAVGEDMLAVLDAFRYARVSLASQVEGGAARVCRLLRQR
- a CDS encoding DUF3820 family protein, which encodes MTEPLQRLVEVEMPYGKYKGRLIADLPGNYLNWFAREGFPPGELGRLLALMHEIDHNGLKDLLAPLRKRPHG
- a CDS encoding DUF4148 domain-containing protein translates to MNAKIAVSTLVLASAFAGAAFAESPLIPNDPFVSTKSRADVNADLSAYKKTGVNPWSTSYNPLAKFQSEKTRSDVTADYLASRGEVKALTGEDSGSQYLAQHRVPGRQASTNLAAK